One Vitis riparia cultivar Riparia Gloire de Montpellier isolate 1030 chromosome 4, EGFV_Vit.rip_1.0, whole genome shotgun sequence genomic window carries:
- the LOC117911970 gene encoding uncharacterized protein LOC117911970 encodes MGLLSNKISREELKPGDHIYSWRTAYLYAHHGIYIGEEKVIHFTRGAGQEIGTGTVLDRIIVSSSPSHSTGNPCPRCGDQSRLDGVISSCIDCFLDEGDLYLFQYSVSPVIFLGKARGGTCTLAASDPPADVIHRASFLLQNGFGVYQIFRNNCEDFAIYCKTGLLVFTSISVGRSGQAASFLAAASAVVSSPLRFLTTSFSGLAVVGCAMYCASRIVSDIGVRRDVTKVPVERLVAGSSIDESVMANEDSTTETGKEDSASETGKQETTTETGKEDPAAETGKEDSATHIVKEVAPVVS; translated from the exons ATGGGATTGCTGTCAAATAAGATCAGCAGAGAGGAACTCAAGCCTGGAGATCACATCTATTCATGGAGGACCGCCTACCTCTACGCTCATCATG GGATATATATTGGGGAAGAAAAAGTGATCCACTTCACTCGGGGAGCAGGCCAGGAGATTGGTACAGGAACTGTGTTAGACCGTATCATTGTCAGCTCATCTCCTTCTCATTCTACTGGCAATCCATGCCCAAGATGTGGTGATCAATCAAGGCTAGATGGTGTCATATCTTCCTGCATTGACTGTTTTCTTGATGAGGGGGATCTCTATCTCTTTCAGTATAGTGTCTCACCTGTAATTTTTCTTGGCAAAGCTCGAGGAGGAACCTGCACCCTTGCTGCTTCTGATCCACCAGCTGATGTCATTCATCGTGCTTCCTTCCTCCTCCAGAATGGTTTTGGTGTCTATCAAATTTTCAGGAACAACTGTGAAGATTTTGCAATCTACTGTAAAACAGGTTTGCTTGTGTTCACTAGCATCAGTGTGGGCCGCAGCGGACAAGCTGCATCCTTCTTAGCTGCTGCTAGCGCTGTTGTTTCTTCACCACTTAGATTCCTGACTACCAGCTTTAGTGGTCTGGCTGTAGTAGGTTGTGCTATGTATTGTGCTAGTCGAATTGTTTCTGATATTGGAGTACGTCGTGATGTGACTAAAGTACCGGTTGAGAGACTTGTTGCCGGGTCCAGCATAGATGAATCTGTAATGGCCAACGAAGACTCTACAACTGAGACAGGCAAGGAAGACTCAGCAAGTGAGACAGGCAAGCAAGAGACTACAACCGAGACAGGCAAGGAAGACCCTGCAGCTGAGACGGGCAAGGAAGATTCTGCAACTCACATAGTGAAGGAGGTAGCACCTGTTGTTTCGTAA
- the LOC117913226 gene encoding uncharacterized protein LOC117913226 yields the protein MVEDLLKAGHLKQYVRTMPKGEGSSHGRGPRAPAAPVRAVINYINGGPLDDEYSSKRKRQRLLRATTVWEHVSSIQPGLANWGIHPINGTIVFPTMDPARVLQPHRDALILTLGVGDFDVKRILVNPGSSADLLLVAVIKQMGFIPSNLENPRRTLSEFNGSSTTSLGDVTLPVQAGPVILNVLFFIVEDLSPFNAILGRTWLHEMKVIPSTYHQMVSFITQDKQINLYKSQLAARQCYQIAREAEPNADREHSPKEANASDQ from the coding sequence ATGGTGGAGGATCTCCTAAAGGCGGGACACTTGAAGCAGTACGTCCGAACAATGCCTAAAGGTGAAGGATCTTCCCATGGTCGAGGCCCACGCGCCCCAGCGGCTCCTGTTAGGGCAGTAATCAACTACATAAACGGAGGACCCTTGGATGACGAGTACAGCTCCAAAAGGAAAAGACAGAGACTGCTGCGAGCAACCACGGTTTGGGAGCACGTAAGCTCCATTCAACCGGGATTAGCCAATTGGGGTATCCACCCCATAAATGGAACCATTGTTTTCCCTACTATGGATCCAGCTCGAGTGCTGCAGCCACATCGAGATGCTCTCATCCTAACATTAGGGGTTGGAGACTTCGATGTGAAAAGAATCCTGGTCAACCCAGGTAGCTCCGCGGACCTGTTGCTGGTGGCGGTCATCAAACAAATGGGTTTCATACCCTCCAACCTAGAGAATCCCAGAAGAACCCTATCCGAATTCAATGGTTCTTCAACAACCTCACTTGGGGATGTAACACTGCCGGTTCAAGCCGGACCGGTCATCCTAAACgttctattttttatagttgAGGATTTATCCCCTTTCAATGCCATCTTAGGACGCACGTGGTTACACGAAATGAAAGTCATTCCATCCACATACCATCAAATGGTTAGTTTCATTACCCAGGATAAGCAAATTAATCTTTACAAAAGCCAGCTCGCTGCTCGACAATGTTATCAGATCGCTCGTGAGGCCGAACCCAACGCCGACCGCGAGCACTCCCCCAAAGAAGCAAATGCTTCTGACCAATAG